The following proteins come from a genomic window of Bacteroidales bacterium:
- a CDS encoding tetratricopeptide repeat protein: MIRYRKYSLALLLFLSCLLQAQEAPVVSLKLLLRNLPEDSARVNTLNAIADAIYSEDPDEAINYCLEALDLAGKIHYTAGEALALKNIGLGYYMQGEFTEALRYWEPSLALFEELGDEQLVANLLGNMWAAYLT, from the coding sequence ATGATAAGGTATCGTAAATATTCACTGGCCCTCCTGCTGTTCCTAAGCTGCCTCCTCCAGGCACAGGAAGCGCCGGTCGTCAGTCTGAAACTGCTGCTCAGGAATTTGCCAGAGGATTCTGCAAGAGTCAATACCCTGAATGCCATCGCCGACGCTATTTACAGTGAGGATCCGGACGAGGCCATCAATTACTGTTTAGAAGCCTTAGACCTGGCCGGGAAGATTCATTATACTGCAGGAGAGGCTCTGGCTTTAAAAAACATCGGATTGGGCTACTATATGCAAGGAGAATTTACCGAGGCATTAAGGTACTGGGAACCTTCCTTAGCTCTTTTTGAAGAGCTGGGAGATGAGCAGCTGGTTGCTAATTTATTAGGTAATATGTGGGCAGCCTACCTGACATAG